A single Lolium perenne isolate Kyuss_39 chromosome 6, Kyuss_2.0, whole genome shotgun sequence DNA region contains:
- the LOC127309666 gene encoding uncharacterized protein produces MTIVDMIMHYDNAIVRLRENEAHDDCTASQTTPVAITNFRELEVAAAKIFTPAMFYIIQGELSKIGGIEILEKMQAGDSNIFIVAWRNHVRTSFYVEYRPKEAEIIRCSCQRMIRKGIPCKHILHVVHFLKFTEIPQCCALRRFTKNARLGLPAKRTSDMFGWGWSGAEERMKYNRMNIKVSQAMHIALNNSEEYDLLNSTIDGIISRREGYAKGKAYGPLRSVHENEDASGPCDIVVGDPLKVSTKGAPRQEAQKSPMTKNGRPLGHKERRVQVCGACQGEGHNRRNPICIFHPKNVLQQEG; encoded by the exons ATGACAATTGTTGATATGATTATGCACTACGACAACGCAATTGTCCGTCTCCGTGAGAACGAAGCCCACGACGACTGCACGGCTTCACAGACTACACCAGTGGCAATTACTAATTTCAGAGAACTAGAGGTTGCTGCTGCAAAAATCTTCACTCCTGCTATGTTCTATATTATTCAAGGTGAGCTTTCAAAGATTGGCGGCATAGAGATCTTAGAAAAAATGCAGGCAGGAGACTCAAACATCTTCATTGTGGCATGGAGGAATCATGTAAGGACCAGTTTCTACGTGGAATATAGACCCAAGGAGGCAGAAATTATAAGGTGCAGCTGTCAAAGGATGATTAGAAAGGGGATCCCTTGCAAGCACATACTGCATGTGGTGCATTTCTTGAAATTTACTGAAATTCCACAATGTTGTGCTCTACGACGATTCACAAAAAATGCCAGGTTAGGGTTGCCAGCTAAACGCACCAGCGACATGTTTGGGTGGGGTTGGTCTGGGGCAGAGGAGCGGATGAAATACAACAGGATGAATATTAAGGTATCACAGGCTATGCATATTGCATTAAACAATTCAGAGGAATATGATCTGCTGAACAGTACCATTGATGGTATAATTTCTAGAAGAGAGGGGTATGCTAAAGGTAAAGCATATGGTCCCCTCAGGTCGGTGCATGAAAATGAAGATGCTAGTGGACCATGCGATATTGTTGTTGGTGATCCTTTGAAAGTGTCCACTAAGGGTGCACCTAGGCAAGAAGCGCAGAAATCTCCAATGACTAAAAATGGAAGACCACTAGGACACAAGGAACGCAGGGTGCAGGTGTGCGGGGCATGCCAAGGAGAAGGGCATAACAGAAGAAACCCAATATGCATATTTCATCCGAA GAATGTGCTGCAGCAGGAAGGGTAG